The following are from one region of the Desulfuromonas acetexigens genome:
- a CDS encoding 2-oxoacid:acceptor oxidoreductase subunit alpha produces the protein MTYCHENEVVIVLGGEAGQGIQTLETIITRMLKTAGLHVFATKEYMSRVRGGSNSATIRAASGPVRAAVDRVDICVLLDRDAHPWLAKRITPTTLLIGDPATLGEIEGLLALPLAELALQAGDKILANGIAGGFVSGLLSLPPAPLETTLRELFADKGQEVLDQNLHAARLGWERGRTAAKDREPVWHGATNPDLSRRLFLTGTQAIGLGAIAGGCNFIASYPMSPGTGVLQFLAQHAERFGIVVEQAEDEIAAINMGLGSWYAGGRAMVSTSGGGFALMEEGLSLAGVIESPMVIHLAQRPGPGTGLPTRTEQGDLDLALYAGHGEFPRAILAPGTMEEAFRCAEQAFILADASQCPVFILTDQHLLDSGHDLAALPLPATPPEPHIVATEADYQRYAAAENGLSPRGIPGHGHGLVRVDSDEHDESGFITERAEVRIAMMNKRLKKLALLRDLPEFTPCWSGPKQPRRLIVGWGSTRATVEEALARVADPATACLYCAQVYPLPEAFKRHLLEAPRLIVIENNATGQFARLIQRETGRRADVSWLRYDGRPFSVEDVANRLRQEVKP, from the coding sequence ATGACCTACTGCCACGAAAACGAAGTCGTCATCGTCCTCGGCGGCGAAGCCGGACAGGGGATTCAAACCCTGGAGACGATTATCACCAGGATGCTGAAAACCGCCGGGCTGCATGTCTTCGCCACCAAGGAGTATATGTCCCGCGTTCGCGGCGGCAGCAATTCGGCAACCATCCGGGCGGCGTCCGGCCCGGTGCGGGCCGCTGTCGACCGCGTGGATATTTGCGTCCTGCTCGATCGCGACGCCCACCCCTGGCTGGCCAAGCGGATAACGCCAACAACCCTGTTGATCGGCGATCCCGCGACCCTGGGAGAGATCGAGGGTTTGCTGGCCTTGCCCTTGGCGGAACTGGCCCTTCAGGCGGGGGACAAAATCCTCGCCAATGGCATCGCCGGCGGCTTTGTCAGTGGCTTGCTCAGCCTGCCGCCGGCGCCGTTGGAAACGACCCTGCGCGAACTCTTCGCCGACAAAGGACAGGAGGTGCTGGATCAGAATCTCCACGCCGCCCGTCTCGGCTGGGAACGGGGCCGAACCGCCGCCAAAGACCGCGAACCGGTCTGGCACGGTGCAACGAACCCGGATCTTTCCAGACGCCTCTTCCTGACCGGAACCCAGGCTATCGGGCTGGGCGCCATCGCCGGCGGCTGCAACTTCATCGCCTCCTATCCCATGTCGCCGGGCACCGGGGTGCTCCAGTTCCTGGCCCAACACGCCGAACGCTTCGGCATCGTCGTGGAACAGGCCGAGGACGAAATCGCCGCCATCAACATGGGCCTCGGCAGTTGGTACGCCGGCGGCCGGGCCATGGTCAGCACCTCGGGCGGCGGCTTCGCTTTGATGGAGGAAGGCTTGAGTCTGGCCGGGGTCATCGAGTCGCCGATGGTCATCCATCTGGCCCAGCGCCCCGGCCCGGGCACAGGCTTGCCGACCCGTACCGAGCAGGGCGATCTCGACCTGGCCCTATACGCCGGCCACGGTGAGTTTCCCCGGGCCATTCTCGCCCCCGGCACCATGGAGGAGGCCTTCCGCTGCGCCGAACAGGCCTTTATCCTGGCCGACGCGAGCCAATGCCCGGTCTTCATCCTCACCGACCAACACCTGCTCGACAGCGGCCACGATCTCGCCGCCCTACCCCTGCCGGCCACACCGCCCGAACCGCACATCGTCGCCACCGAGGCCGATTACCAGCGCTACGCCGCCGCCGAGAACGGCCTCTCGCCACGGGGCATTCCCGGCCACGGGCACGGCCTGGTCCGGGTCGACAGCGACGAACACGACGAATCCGGGTTCATCACCGAACGGGCGGAGGTGCGCATCGCCATGATGAATAAACGGCTGAAAAAGCTCGCCCTGCTGCGGGATCTCCCGGAGTTTACGCCCTGCTGGTCCGGCCCGAAGCAGCCCCGGCGGCTGATTGTCGGCTGGGGATCAACCCGCGCCACCGTCGAGGAGGCGCTGGCCCGCGTCGCCGATCCGGCCACGGCCTGCCTGTACTGCGCCCAGGTCTATCCCTTGCCAGAAGCATTCAAACGCCACCTGCTTGAGGCGCCACGCCTGATCGTCATTGAAAACAACGCCACCGGCCAGTTCGCCCGCCTGATCCAGCGAGAAACCGGACGGCGGGCGGACGTCAGCTGGCTGCGCTACGACGGCCGGCCCTTCAGCGTCGAGGATGTGGCAAACCGCTTGCGCCAGGAGGTGAAACCATGA
- a CDS encoding ferritin-like domain-containing protein: MNVYDFAMKMEQDGKAYYEKLAAATKVTGLRNIFLGLAEDEQKHYEIFQALKNQQNPAMGESTALENARNVFERLIAEKAVSGSVRDDLEGYQHAMKLEAESFRFYEEIAIHTPVPGIKQLLSRIAGEERKHFNILQNVFDFVNAPNQFLAWAEFSNLDEFRNFGRDVDM, from the coding sequence ATGAATGTCTACGATTTCGCTATGAAGATGGAACAGGACGGCAAGGCCTATTACGAAAAGCTGGCGGCGGCGACCAAGGTCACCGGGCTTCGTAATATTTTCCTGGGTCTCGCCGAGGATGAACAAAAACATTACGAAATTTTTCAGGCGCTGAAAAATCAGCAGAACCCAGCCATGGGCGAGTCGACGGCGCTGGAAAATGCCCGGAACGTCTTTGAACGGCTGATCGCCGAAAAAGCAGTGAGCGGTTCGGTGCGGGACGATCTCGAAGGTTATCAGCACGCGATGAAGCTCGAAGCGGAAAGTTTCCGGTTCTATGAAGAGATCGCCATCCACACCCCGGTCCCCGGGATTAAGCAGCTGCTGTCGCGGATTGCCGGAGAGGAGCGGAAGCACTTCAACATCCTGCAAAATGTCTTTGATTTCGTCAACGCGCCGAACCAGTTCCTGGCCTGGGCCGAGTTCAGCAATCTGGATGAATTCAGAAATTTCGGGCGGGATGTCGATATGTAA
- a CDS encoding flavodoxin family protein — protein MKVVAFNGSARRDGNSAILVRQVFEELGKAGIETELVQLAGEHPRGCIACYQCFKTKDGSCAVKDDCINDCIAKMRAADGILLASPTYFADVTSEIKALIDRAGMTARANGDMLRRKVGAGVVAVRRGGAIHAFDSLNHFFLISQMIVPGSSYWNIAIGREVGDVKQDAEGLQTMKTLGENMAWLLEKIKE, from the coding sequence ATGAAAGTTGTGGCATTCAACGGCAGCGCCCGCCGCGACGGCAACAGCGCCATTTTAGTGCGGCAGGTTTTCGAGGAACTGGGAAAAGCGGGGATCGAGACGGAACTGGTGCAACTGGCCGGAGAACATCCGCGCGGCTGCATCGCCTGCTATCAGTGCTTCAAGACCAAGGACGGCAGCTGCGCGGTGAAGGATGACTGCATCAACGACTGCATCGCCAAGATGCGCGCCGCCGACGGCATCCTGCTCGCTTCCCCCACCTACTTTGCCGACGTCACCAGCGAGATCAAGGCGCTGATCGACCGCGCCGGCATGACCGCCCGCGCCAACGGCGACATGCTGCGGCGCAAGGTCGGCGCGGGCGTGGTCGCCGTGCGGCGCGGCGGTGCGATCCACGCCTTCGACTCCCTCAACCACTTCTTTCTCATCAGCCAGATGATCGTCCCCGGCTCCAGCTACTGGAACATCGCCATCGGCCGGGAAGTCGGCGACGTCAAACAGGACGCCGAGGGCCTGCAGACGATGAAAACCCTCGGCGAGAACATGGCCTGGCTGCTCGAAAAGATCAAGGAGTGA
- the speA gene encoding biosynthetic arginine decarboxylase, with protein sequence MNPRTTSRWTVEKSAELYGIRRWGAGFFDMDANGDVTVKVKFPSGEVAVSLMEIAQGIAQRDHAMPVLLRIENLLDARIIFLNETFREAIAEKGYEGEYRGVFPVKVNQQSHVIEEITRFGARYGHGLEAGSKAELVLAMASLQPGALLICNGYKDEEFIDLGLRATRLGYRCFFVIESPAELDIVIARSRALGVRPLIGARAKVYAKVGGQWTESSGDRSSFGLSSTQLIEVFEKLNDLGMIDCLQLLHCHLGSQIPNLADIRAGVLEACRYYAALVKEGAPMGYLDFGGGLAVDYLGSQSIHPHSRNYDLADYCRAIIDVIRATLDVQGIKHPHIVTESGRATVAFSSVLMFNILDVMHFEAVSLPETLPEGSHKRLRHLFDLCEDIEDHNLADRYTEAQAIRGQIRDLFRQGHISLRERSLSENIFLALAQAIAGRIDGLDEIPAGLEGLRQSLSDIYYGNFSVFQSLPDTWAINQIFPIVPLHRNGEAPTREAIIADLTCDSDGKVDTFITGRGVRPTLPLHAVNPDEEYLLGVFLVGAYQETLGDLHNLLGDTNIVSVRINEDGSYDVMKEIEGDSIADVLSYVEYNPQALFENFRAIAEVAVREKRIRVEERKQILNEFSASLQGYTYFEK encoded by the coding sequence ATGAATCCTCGCACAACCTCCCGCTGGACGGTAGAAAAGTCCGCGGAACTTTATGGCATCCGACGCTGGGGCGCCGGTTTTTTCGACATGGACGCCAACGGCGACGTCACGGTCAAGGTGAAATTCCCCAGTGGCGAAGTCGCGGTCTCCCTTATGGAAATCGCCCAGGGCATCGCCCAGCGCGATCACGCTATGCCGGTCTTGCTGCGTATCGAGAACCTGCTCGACGCCCGCATCATCTTCCTCAACGAAACATTCCGCGAGGCGATCGCCGAAAAGGGCTATGAGGGGGAATACCGGGGGGTCTTTCCGGTCAAGGTCAATCAGCAGAGCCACGTCATCGAAGAGATCACCCGTTTCGGCGCCCGCTACGGCCACGGCCTCGAAGCCGGAAGCAAGGCCGAACTGGTGCTGGCCATGGCCTCCCTGCAACCGGGCGCCCTGCTCATCTGCAACGGCTACAAAGATGAGGAGTTCATCGACCTCGGTCTGCGCGCCACCCGCCTCGGCTATCGCTGCTTCTTCGTCATCGAATCGCCGGCGGAACTGGACATCGTCATCGCCCGCAGCCGTGCCCTCGGCGTGCGCCCGCTGATCGGTGCGCGGGCCAAGGTCTACGCCAAGGTCGGCGGCCAGTGGACGGAATCGAGCGGCGACCGCAGCAGCTTCGGCCTCAGCTCCACCCAGCTCATCGAAGTTTTTGAAAAACTCAACGACCTGGGGATGATCGACTGCCTGCAACTGCTCCACTGCCATCTCGGTTCGCAGATCCCCAACCTCGCCGACATTCGCGCCGGGGTGCTGGAGGCCTGCCGCTATTACGCGGCGTTGGTCAAGGAAGGCGCGCCCATGGGCTACCTCGATTTCGGCGGCGGCCTGGCCGTCGACTATCTTGGCAGCCAGAGTATTCATCCCCACTCGCGCAACTACGACCTGGCCGACTACTGCCGCGCCATTATCGACGTCATTCGCGCCACCCTCGACGTCCAGGGGATCAAACATCCGCACATCGTCACCGAATCGGGGCGGGCGACCGTCGCCTTCTCCTCGGTGCTGATGTTCAACATCCTCGACGTCATGCACTTCGAGGCCGTCTCCCTCCCCGAAACCCTGCCCGAAGGGAGCCACAAACGCCTGCGCCATCTGTTCGATCTGTGCGAGGACATCGAAGACCACAACCTCGCCGACCGCTACACCGAGGCCCAGGCCATCCGCGGGCAGATCCGCGATCTCTTCCGCCAGGGGCACATCAGCCTGCGCGAGCGCTCGCTGTCGGAGAATATTTTTTTGGCCCTGGCCCAGGCCATCGCCGGACGTATCGACGGCCTCGACGAAATCCCCGCCGGTCTCGAAGGATTGCGCCAGAGCCTGTCGGACATCTACTACGGCAATTTCAGCGTCTTCCAGTCGCTGCCGGACACCTGGGCGATCAACCAGATCTTCCCCATCGTTCCGTTGCATCGCAATGGCGAGGCGCCGACCCGCGAGGCGATCATCGCCGATCTCACCTGCGACAGCGACGGCAAGGTCGACACCTTCATCACCGGGCGCGGGGTACGGCCGACCCTGCCGCTGCATGCCGTCAACCCGGACGAAGAGTATCTGCTCGGCGTCTTTCTCGTCGGCGCCTACCAGGAAACCCTTGGCGACCTGCACAATCTGCTCGGCGACACCAACATCGTCAGCGTGCGCATCAACGAGGACGGCAGCTACGACGTCATGAAAGAGATCGAAGGGGACAGCATCGCCGACGTCCTCAGCTACGTCGAATACAACCCCCAGGCCCTCTTCGAGAACTTTCGCGCCATCGCCGAGGTGGCGGTGCGCGAGAAGCGCATCCGGGTCGAAGAGCGGAAGCAGATCCTCAACGAGTTTTCCGCCAGCCTGCAAGGCTACACCTATTTCGAAAAATAA
- the speE gene encoding polyamine aminopropyltransferase produces the protein MDLWLTEKHSEHAGLSLKVTKTLFAGESEYQRLDIVETPEYGRVLLLDGLVMITERDGFIYHEMLVHPALFTHPRPRQVLIIGGGDGGAIREILKHESVERAVLCEIDELLIAKAVEFLPGMASEIDGRNPRVEIKPLDGVAYLREQQDAFDVILVDSTDPAGPAAALFEEDFYRLAQDALKEDGILVAQSESPFYQGELQRTLYANLRAVFPIVEMYQAFIPTYPSGMWSFAFAGKTRHPLRDIDRMRIKNRSFATRYYNEDLHVGAFMLPTFARENIAAR, from the coding sequence ATGGATCTCTGGTTGACTGAAAAACACTCGGAACATGCCGGCCTGTCGCTGAAAGTGACGAAAACCCTCTTTGCCGGTGAGAGTGAATACCAGCGTCTGGATATCGTCGAAACCCCCGAATACGGGCGGGTTCTGCTCCTCGACGGGCTGGTCATGATCACCGAACGGGACGGCTTCATCTATCATGAGATGCTCGTCCATCCCGCCCTTTTCACCCATCCGCGCCCCCGCCAGGTGCTGATCATCGGCGGCGGCGACGGCGGCGCCATCCGCGAGATCCTCAAGCATGAATCAGTGGAACGGGCGGTGCTCTGCGAAATCGACGAACTGCTCATCGCCAAAGCCGTCGAGTTTCTGCCCGGCATGGCGAGCGAAATCGACGGCCGCAACCCCCGAGTCGAGATAAAACCGCTCGACGGCGTCGCCTACCTGCGCGAGCAGCAAGACGCCTTCGACGTGATTCTGGTCGATTCCACCGATCCGGCAGGCCCGGCCGCAGCCCTCTTCGAGGAAGATTTCTACCGCCTGGCCCAGGATGCGCTCAAAGAGGACGGCATTCTCGTCGCCCAGAGCGAATCCCCTTTTTACCAGGGGGAGTTGCAAAGGACGCTGTACGCCAACCTGCGGGCGGTCTTTCCCATCGTGGAAATGTATCAGGCCTTCATCCCCACCTACCCGAGCGGGATGTGGAGTTTCGCTTTCGCCGGCAAAACCCGCCACCCGCTGCGCGATATCGACCGGATGCGGATCAAGAACCGGTCGTTCGCCACCCGTTATTACAATGAAGATCTGCATGTCGGCGCCTTCATGCTGCCGACCTTCGCCCGGGAAAACATCGCCGCACGCTGA
- the proC gene encoding pyrroline-5-carboxylate reductase, which yields MEKIDKIGFIGGGNMAEAIIKGLIGGAFPVARLLVAEPSDERRRLLEDRYGVHVISDNRELVRDCDLLVLAVKPQVREAALAGLAELFTDDKLLISILAGVGTSELERLLSGPRRIIRAMPNTPALVGAGATALCPGRHARPADLRTAQHLFETTGIVQLVEEGQMDAVTGLSGSGPAYVFTIIEALADGGVLQGLPRHTALMLATQTLLGAARMVKESGEHPAVLRDKVCSPGGTTIAAVQALEEGGLRATLMEAVARATERSRELGG from the coding sequence ATGGAGAAAATCGACAAAATCGGATTCATCGGCGGCGGCAATATGGCCGAGGCCATCATCAAAGGTTTGATCGGCGGCGCCTTTCCCGTGGCCCGACTGCTGGTCGCCGAACCGAGCGACGAACGCCGGCGCTTGTTGGAAGACCGCTACGGCGTCCACGTGATCAGCGACAACCGGGAGCTGGTCAGGGATTGCGACCTGCTGGTGCTCGCGGTCAAACCCCAGGTGCGAGAGGCGGCGCTGGCCGGGCTGGCCGAGCTCTTCACCGACGACAAGCTGCTGATTTCCATTCTTGCCGGGGTTGGCACTTCTGAGCTGGAGCGGCTGCTCAGCGGACCGCGTCGCATCATCCGCGCCATGCCCAACACCCCGGCCCTGGTCGGGGCCGGCGCCACCGCTCTCTGCCCCGGCCGCCATGCCCGCCCGGCCGATCTGCGCACCGCCCAGCACCTCTTCGAGACGACCGGCATCGTTCAACTCGTCGAGGAAGGGCAGATGGACGCCGTCACCGGCCTTTCCGGGTCGGGTCCGGCCTATGTCTTCACTATCATCGAGGCCTTGGCCGACGGCGGCGTGCTACAGGGCCTGCCCCGCCACACGGCGCTGATGCTGGCGACCCAGACTTTGCTCGGCGCTGCGCGCATGGTCAAGGAGAGTGGCGAACATCCGGCGGTGCTGCGCGACAAGGTCTGTTCCCCCGGCGGCACCACCATCGCCGCTGTCCAGGCCCTCGAAGAAGGCGGCCTGCGGGCGACCCTGATGGAGGCCGTGGCCCGCGCCACGGAGCGGTCGCGGGAGTTGGGCGGGTAG
- the gspN gene encoding type II secretion system protein GspN: MKSLIPFWRPPAGGQPGASGRDLWPLLLWALPVLLGGWLVGLLIWFPAAALETRLEQEANRQLHGQGRLELEGLTPRLPFAVGVRAGTLNLVQPAMAIAAEDIAAAPLWRSLFGGNPGLSFSARLLGGEAQGFARRDGELDLKLRDLRLALPLLENSQLAVAGTLTQGAFTGLWPPQDGSESRLLLTLTGVHLTGLSTFGAKEDVLELGTLELVGTGQGKAFKIERLEALDGHLIGTGSGSLLLADNLPASRMNLTLNLKTTAEMDGQLRELLSILVPPAPDGSLTLRLSGTLARPRLN, from the coding sequence ATGAAATCGTTGATCCCTTTTTGGCGCCCCCCCGCCGGTGGACAGCCCGGCGCCAGCGGCCGCGACCTCTGGCCCCTGCTCCTTTGGGCCTTGCCGGTGCTGCTTGGCGGCTGGCTCGTGGGCCTGCTTATCTGGTTCCCCGCCGCCGCCCTGGAAACGCGCCTGGAACAGGAGGCGAACCGCCAGCTGCACGGCCAGGGGCGACTGGAGCTCGAAGGACTGACCCCGCGCCTCCCCTTCGCCGTTGGCGTCCGCGCAGGCACCTTGAACCTGGTTCAACCGGCCATGGCGATCGCCGCCGAAGATATCGCCGCCGCTCCCCTCTGGCGCTCCCTCTTTGGCGGCAATCCCGGCCTGAGTTTTTCTGCTCGCCTGCTGGGGGGGGAGGCCCAGGGGTTCGCCCGTCGCGACGGTGAGCTCGACCTGAAGCTGCGCGACCTGCGCCTGGCCTTGCCGCTGCTGGAGAATTCGCAACTGGCGGTCGCAGGAACCCTGACCCAAGGCGCCTTCACCGGCCTCTGGCCCCCTCAAGACGGAAGCGAGAGCCGGTTGCTCCTGACCCTGACCGGGGTCCACCTCACCGGCCTGAGCACATTCGGCGCCAAGGAGGACGTTTTGGAACTGGGCACGCTGGAACTGGTCGGCACCGGTCAGGGCAAAGCCTTCAAGATCGAACGCCTGGAAGCCCTCGACGGCCACCTGATCGGCACCGGCAGCGGCTCGTTGCTCCTCGCCGACAATCTCCCCGCCAGTCGGATGAATCTGACCCTGAACCTGAAAACCACGGCGGAGATGGACGGACAGTTGCGGGAACTCCTCAGCATCCTCGTCCCCCCCGCCCCCGACGGCAGCCTCACCTTGCGCCTCTCCGGCACCCTCGCTCGCCCCCGCCTGAATTAA
- the gspM gene encoding type II secretion system protein GspM produces MFHQLSQRERLILLAGGLFLLVVLGWFAVISPYRQAMAALDGKIAARQNQLEDLRGLQQQYLQLKQSLEQAERRMDQATTFSIFAFMENLAGRHVDRANLVSMRPQPAAEREGFREESVEIKLDRVGLGQLVGLLQDMETAESPLQVKSLRIKTRFDDKRRLDSVLTVAAYGRSR; encoded by the coding sequence ATGTTCCATCAACTGAGCCAACGGGAACGTCTGATCCTGCTCGCCGGCGGACTCTTTCTGCTGGTGGTGCTTGGCTGGTTCGCCGTCATCTCCCCCTACCGCCAGGCAATGGCCGCGCTGGACGGGAAAATCGCCGCCCGCCAAAACCAGCTGGAGGATCTGCGTGGCCTGCAACAGCAATACCTGCAACTGAAGCAGAGCCTCGAACAGGCCGAGCGGCGCATGGATCAGGCGACGACCTTTTCCATCTTCGCCTTCATGGAAAATCTGGCGGGGCGCCACGTCGACCGCGCCAACCTCGTCTCCATGCGCCCGCAACCGGCGGCGGAAAGGGAGGGATTCCGTGAGGAATCGGTGGAGATCAAGCTCGACCGGGTCGGCCTGGGGCAATTGGTCGGCCTGCTGCAAGACATGGAAACCGCCGAATCCCCTTTGCAGGTCAAGAGCCTGCGCATCAAAACCCGCTTTGACGATAAGCGCCGTCTCGATTCGGTGCTGACCGTCGCCGCTTACGGAAGAAGTCGATGA
- the gspL gene encoding type II secretion system protein GspL: MARRLIGIDIDARHIRAVLIEENQGKTNLIDARREPRSEGEDLAESLRRMLGETRLGDRLAAALPAGCAYFRRLHFPFADEKKIAAALPMEFSLQLPAAGEGLAFAMEKPIAEELGFTLTTAAVARSTVAAMLEPFDRREIPLNILALTPHSHARGLSELIPNGLLAILGEAETVLALVDGGEVVDHRLLPQSAPIDHARLAEELGHAGNALRAAHGLEHPAWLLIGDGAVAELAQALRELGEAAEVPRIELGGQPLAVEFLPALALAWRAGLNDRERAFNLRTGEFALKSEWGRLKKRLTAMAALLGCSLLLLGASAYLNYAQKARVAENLRQEMQQLYRATFPGTQAIVDAPLQMRAQLEELRKIARLLGTGEGASALTALDEVSRRTPADITVDIRDFNYTAEAVRLEGVTGSFDAINRLSATLGESPLFAEVRIDDARMSLDGKQVDFRLTLPLRKEP; the protein is encoded by the coding sequence ATGGCCAGACGACTGATCGGCATCGATATCGACGCCCGGCATATCCGCGCGGTCCTGATCGAGGAAAACCAGGGCAAGACGAACCTGATCGACGCCCGTCGCGAACCCCGTAGCGAGGGGGAAGACCTGGCGGAGAGCCTGCGTCGCATGCTCGGGGAGACCCGACTCGGCGACCGGCTGGCCGCAGCCCTCCCGGCGGGCTGCGCCTATTTCCGGCGGCTGCATTTTCCCTTTGCCGACGAAAAGAAGATCGCCGCCGCGCTCCCCATGGAATTTTCCCTGCAACTCCCCGCCGCCGGCGAAGGCCTCGCTTTTGCCATGGAGAAACCGATCGCCGAAGAGCTCGGCTTCACCCTGACGACGGCGGCCGTCGCTCGTTCGACGGTCGCGGCGATGCTGGAACCCTTCGACCGCCGGGAGATCCCTCTCAACATTCTCGCCCTGACTCCCCATAGCCACGCCCGGGGCTTGAGCGAGCTCATCCCCAACGGCCTGCTGGCGATTCTCGGGGAGGCGGAGACCGTCCTCGCCCTGGTCGACGGCGGCGAGGTCGTCGACCATCGGCTGCTGCCGCAATCCGCCCCGATCGACCACGCCCGTCTGGCCGAGGAACTCGGGCACGCCGGGAACGCCCTGCGCGCCGCCCACGGCCTGGAACATCCCGCCTGGCTGCTGATCGGCGACGGTGCCGTGGCGGAACTCGCCCAGGCCCTGCGTGAGCTGGGCGAGGCTGCGGAAGTCCCCCGGATCGAACTGGGTGGCCAACCCCTGGCGGTCGAATTTTTGCCGGCCCTGGCCCTGGCCTGGCGCGCCGGCCTCAACGACCGGGAGCGGGCCTTCAATCTACGCACCGGTGAGTTCGCCTTAAAGAGTGAATGGGGACGGTTGAAAAAACGCCTGACGGCCATGGCCGCCCTCCTCGGCTGCTCCCTGCTGCTGCTCGGCGCCTCGGCCTATCTCAATTACGCGCAAAAAGCCCGCGTAGCCGAAAACCTGCGCCAGGAGATGCAGCAGCTCTACCGTGCTACCTTCCCCGGCACCCAGGCGATTGTCGACGCCCCGTTGCAGATGCGCGCGCAACTGGAGGAGCTGCGCAAGATCGCCCGACTGCTCGGCACCGGCGAGGGCGCTTCGGCGCTGACGGCTCTCGATGAAGTCTCGCGCCGCACCCCCGCCGACATCACCGTCGACATCCGCGACTTCAACTACACGGCGGAAGCGGTCCGCCTCGAAGGAGTAACCGGCTCCTTCGACGCCATCAACCGCCTGAGCGCAACCCTGGGCGAATCGCCCCTCTTCGCCGAAGTCCGGATCGACGACGCGCGCATGAGCCTGGATGGTAAACAGGTCGATTTCCGACTCACCCTTCCCCTGCGCAAGGAGCCTTAA
- the gspK gene encoding type II secretion system minor pseudopilin GspK — translation MKVLRQESGMVLLLVLVVVTLLTALVVELAFSTLVDLRLTETFRDSTRAYYLAKGGVRAGRGILRMDMNSYDAPDDPSELWSLGVAQYPVAEGYLSVTIEDLGGRINLNALVGAGNVNPVVKSQLRRLFEELAIQQGEELIAALVDWLDPDDRVYVDPDGRRAVGAEAGHYLSEERPVRCKNGPLDNLEELLLVRGFTPEIFQEIAPFVRLHGDTKININSAAVEVLMALSEDPEISHDAAEAILERRASTPFKSPAELTWLNELSGLANLLREPFTVTSDIYRIETTASVNDGVRRAEAIVTKTGDQLLYLKVD, via the coding sequence ATGAAAGTGTTGCGTCAGGAATCGGGGATGGTCCTGCTGCTGGTGCTGGTGGTGGTGACCCTGCTCACCGCGCTGGTGGTCGAGCTGGCCTTTTCAACCCTGGTCGATCTGCGCCTGACCGAAACCTTCCGCGACTCGACCCGCGCCTATTACCTGGCCAAGGGCGGGGTACGGGCCGGGCGGGGGATCCTGCGCATGGACATGAACAGCTATGACGCCCCCGACGATCCTTCGGAACTCTGGAGTCTGGGGGTCGCCCAGTATCCGGTGGCCGAAGGCTACCTCTCGGTCACCATCGAGGATCTGGGCGGGCGGATCAACCTCAATGCCCTGGTCGGCGCCGGCAACGTCAATCCCGTGGTCAAAAGCCAGCTCCGGCGGCTTTTCGAGGAACTCGCCATCCAGCAAGGGGAAGAACTGATCGCTGCCCTCGTCGACTGGCTCGACCCGGACGACCGGGTCTACGTCGACCCCGACGGGCGCCGGGCCGTGGGTGCCGAAGCCGGTCATTACCTGAGCGAAGAACGTCCCGTCCGCTGCAAGAACGGTCCTCTCGACAATCTCGAGGAACTGCTGCTGGTGCGCGGCTTCACGCCGGAAATTTTCCAAGAGATCGCCCCCTTCGTGCGACTCCACGGCGATACCAAGATCAACATCAACAGCGCCGCTGTCGAGGTGCTCATGGCCCTGTCGGAAGACCCGGAAATCAGCCACGACGCGGCCGAGGCGATCCTCGAACGGCGCGCGAGCACGCCCTTCAAAAGTCCGGCGGAGCTGACCTGGCTCAACGAACTCTCGGGCCTCGCCAACCTGCTGCGCGAGCCCTTTACCGTGACCAGCGACATCTACCGCATCGAAACCACGGCCTCGGTCAACGACGGCGTTCGCCGGGCCGAGGCCATCGTCACCAAAACCGGCGATCAACTGCTTTATCTGAAAGTGGATTAG